CTAAGCAGATCATAAATTAAAGAGGAAAGATTTTATTTCATAAAGCACAGCCAATTTtacttactttatttatttttctattttatgattAATGTTTTTGGGTGGTCGCGGCTGCTATTTTAAGAAATGTTGTTTAGAAGGCATTGTACCATTAACACTATATTACTAGTATGTAAAggaatgtaaatattaaatttgtatCTATACGCCATCAGCGAAATTCGTGTTATagtgataaatttttttaatataatcaacattttacatttttttagtaatttaatttttactatttttttagttaaatttaatcattaatctttaaaaaagattaaattgtttttttaatagaTATGtagactaaaatattaatttatttaaattatttaacaaataatttaaaatttataaatataaaatataaaaattcaaaaaaaagtaatatttttgttaaaaatttaatgtgtAAGTTGTCATGCAAATTGTCATatctaaatttaacatcaatattttattaaaaaaacaatcatttgatttatttattttttgaaatgttgattatcaaatttaactcttttaaaaaatttaaaattcaaatttaattaaaaagattaattgacaaattaacagaaaaatgtaaaagtttatgccaaaaaatatttattgaaataaaataaagaaaaacttgTAATGTAATTTATATTCATATTTCTACCTTCCTATAAACCATTAAAACAAAAAGGTAGAGATGGTGTTAGAAGGTGAATAAACATTTATTACAAATTAGATAATGCTTTTCTTTTTGGAAGAAGATAATGCTTGGTATCACGTAAATAAAATTTGTGTAACCTACCCAAGCTACACGTTCCAGTTCTACGTTCAATTTCCCAGCTTTCTCTTTATTTTGGTCATGGATCTACTGCCATCTTTCACCCTCTTTTTCTTTCatgaatcttttttctttttctaaagtGAAAGAATATTGTAGaacacgcatatatatatatatatatatgcattgcAAACATGAACGACATTTGGACCTTGTCCATGGTTCCTCACATTTTTTAACTCTTTTCTCATCTaatttattatgtataatttaaggtttatttattttgtgttcattaaagaaaaaaattatctaaCTTTAAATACAatactctaaaccctaaactctaacctTAAATACTAAAccttaaattcttaaaaaaaaaacaacaacaacataaTTCCCCcaaacatatcatatatatatttttaatattttatttatttattatataatactTAGAATTACTAATAACCCTCTCTCAAGTCTCAATCTCTAAATAGGAGTACAAACACATTTCAAAACAATTAAATTCACGTCTTTCTACACCGATAACAATGTCAATACCAACCGAACTAAAACTCCATATTTTTACTACACTTCCctactttaaaattttgaaaagtttaaacaAGTCAACTATTCTGAAATAAATTTCATTGATCATATATACCCAAAATGGTagtgaatgaaaatgatgagacgtgcgtaatgcatttttctttgttaaaatttgacagataattttatttattatccaAGTTAAGACAGATGTacaaaaaaaattgcaaattaAAGGATTCCTAATAAGGCAAAGAAAAGTCGCAATCACAACCTCCAACTGCCACAATTAGTTTGTAAATTGCCCAACCCCGCTGGCAATTATGATCCTAATCCTACATATAAACCACAAATATCTCTTAAATTTTCAACTAAATCTAGTTTTGGATTGATTTTAAGTTGTAAACTTTGAAACCAAAAgtcaattaaaatttgaattattttaaagcTCAACACCACACCTGGGAATGAAGTTGGTTGGAATTGTTTACAAgtctttgaaatattttttatttcttgaaattatTAGATGAATAAATAAAACTTGGATAGAATTAGAGTTAAAAAGCTATTGTTGCATACTCACTGCCAGTTTGATTTACACTAATTATACGTTAAATCTTATAGCTTAGATATGCAGGAAATGTTTTGGGTTTCTTATTAGTTACGGATTAATCTTTCCATCTTAAGTGCAATGCATTATTGTGGTGATTACATCACATTTTGtattaaacaataatatttttgattgattattaaactatataatttctATTTGATGGGCGTTTAAGAGAACCAGAGCCACGAAAGGAACTCTGCCAACAGATTCGTGACAGGTGGAGAGAATGGTAGGAAGCAATTGTACAAGTTGAGGAAAGAGCTAAGCTTTGATGAAGAAGAGGTCACATGGATAGGTGAAAAAAGCATGAAAGACAAGCCACAGTTATCTTCTTTAAGACGACAGTATCTCTTGCTTGGGAGCTTAGGTGACTGATTTGCCACAATTGCCAATTTTATTTGATTAACTCGTCTCTCCCTTATTTCATTCACATTACGCCAAATGCGTATTACTCCACTAGTAGCAGAAATTCCACCCTGCATCATTAGCCAAGACACGTTGACTCATTATCGcatagattatgaaagtttggtTAGTTCACACGTGGTTTAAGAGAACAATTTTATCACATAAGATCACATAACTCAAGGTACTTTTACATTTGTCTAGATATATATATGCTTTCACTTACCATATCATCTCAGTTTTCAAATTCCTTAAGTCATTGTGTTAATCTTGTAGTTTCCTCAAATTTCTTCCTTTTCCTTGGTTCATTTACCCACTCTATCAGCCAATATCAACAACtaagaatttatatttaatactaaTAGTCAGATAATAATatattacaaatattttaaaaaataaatatatttcatttcattttaatgATGAGTTAATATACAATATCAATGtatcaaatataaaatcttaatTAATTGGATAATATTCATTGATCCCTAAAACATTACATGTACGTTACATTAGAGTTTAGTGTTTAATCTTTAATTCCTTTCGATTCCTATACATCTTCTTTAATTTGATTTATGATAATAGACCTAAGAGGCTAGAAATAGAATGATTCTCCGAATTTAAACCATTTAATTTTAGAGTTGGGAACTTTAACTTAAACATAATCTCTCTAACTAAACCATGAGTATCGTCATTAACCTAGCGTTTGTTAAATGCAAGTAATGCCATTAAAAGTTATGGCTGCCTTTTTGGAAGAAGGAACGGAATCTTGCAAATGTTTATAAAATTGAAGAGAATTAATTATAGAGCATTCAGTTGTTACCAACCAAACCAAGCAGTTGTTGAGATCTCTCATCTGCTCCTTTCTATCATATTGGTCaacaaaaaatttgaaggaacACCATCTTTAATGTTGATTTTTGACAATAATGTCAATGTATAATACACACATTTATGGCCAAATCTTTGAATTATCTACAGATGCGGAATTGTGGCTTAAAGGCAGTGAAATTTTAGAGGATGCTGCAGTCCACAACTACAAGCAATATACAAGTATTTTGCAACAATGCCAATTAACTGGTATCAATTTTCTAAAGTGGCAAAAATTGAATTTCTTTTGGAACTACAGCGGAATTACCGTGTCAACTTCTCAATTCTCACGTAGCATGATAAAAATACTAGACTTAGCAGCTGTGCAGTTGGATATAGAAGGCCGGTGCTTCTTACAATGTTGAATATCAGTAATGATGAATAATGAAAATAGTATGAGCCCTAGCCTTAAAGTGATTCCTACGTCCGGAACTATTTTTCAATGGCTTTGTTCAAGGTTTCAAGCACCAGTCGTGGGCTATTGTTGGGGTAGAATAATCATTATCAGTATTCAATGttaagtgtgtatatatattcttcCGCTTGCACCCAACAATTGCAGAAACATAAAGCAAGCGCAACCGTGGCGCTGGGAAACACTCATTGCAATCACTATAGATAAAAACGGTCCGTAAATTTTACACAAAAGACTTGATTAAAGATCAAGAGATAAGTTCCATATTCACAATAACTTGAAGAGATGACAAAAGAGATAATAGAGAGCTCATCCGTATTAGTTTATTATAAACACGACCTCAACAAGAAATTAATAGAGAAAAAGAGCAATTCACTGGTGACAAAAGCGCATTGATCAATGGGCACTAACGAGAAAAGGATGCTGGCACACCCCACATTCAATGGTCTCAGAACCTGAGCTTGGAACTTGAACCTGCAAAATAATCTCGAATTCAGCCAATTTATAATAACACTTAACGGTAAGCTTGCAATCACGAAATGGTGCTCTGCATGGATTACAGACCTGCAAATGAACTGTGCATGTAGGACAGGCAACTTCCTTCATCCGCCTACCAGAGCCATCAGACATGGAGCCTATCAAAATGAAACCGTTTAAGAAAGTTCAACATAACTTTAGATGTCCCCATTTATTAAATGTGAAAAACAACTGATCCAGCCCCGTCTTCTCACATTATTCAAGCAAAACCCTGAGCTCAATACATTTATGCGCTCTTCCATTTTATGTTACTAATACGATAATATACATGCTCTGCAAGTAACTCATTTCACAGTATCATACAACACTCTAAGGTACAAGTAGTTACCTGATGATGCTCTGCGACTTCTCCCCATCTCTTCCTGTCATAAGAGATCACAATTGGAcaattcaaataagtaatttagTCAGATTGACACAAATTAATTTATGATCAACATTAAAAATCATATAGTTCCAAAACGATGTATACCTGAAGCTTCCTAGCAAGATCCTCGTGGCTCTGCAATACAGTAGGTTTACTTGCTATTTCCTTAGCATTATTCAGCCTCTGAGTCACTTCAGCCTACAGCAGGAGGACAAGTACTAAGACTGATAGGAATATTACATATGACAATTCCTTTCCCaagaaaactaaaaagaaagTCATTCTTTCATAATTCAGCAAACAACTATGAAAAATACGTTCATGCTTTCCAGGTATTCAACCTTCCCTTGAACAGCCTAATCAAGTTCAGTTGCCTCAACCACTTACCAGATGCCTCTAAAGACTTCAAATAAAAGCTATAAAGGGGAAGAGAATAATAGTTCAAGGTTAAACCACAGGACAACAGATATCCTTAATGACTCTTCCATTTGGTCAGAGGCTTTAAGTAAAGGACACACTAGAAATACAAGGACTCTACATGTTCAACCAAGACAGTGTACGATCTGTATAATAGGTCCTTGTCATCCTGGACTCTTACCACAAACCAATGCCTAACACTCGTATGCTAAGTTCTGAAAACTATAAACATGAGAAATAAAAACAGAAACTATTTTGTTAGGAAAGGTGAGAAACAGATTGATAAGCATACCATGCATCGGTCACAAACCCTAACTTGTGGAGCACTCTCATCAGCAGTTAGAGCAATTCTACCATGGGTACATTTGTCACAGAAAATATCCCCGCAGTTCCTGCAGTGGTGCTGAAAAGAAAAAGGACAGAACGCATTAAACTTAAATGTCAAATAAGGCAAGCTGAAAATCTTTTCCAAACATGGGGACTGACGTACCTTCCGCACAAAAGCCCCAAAATCTGTTGCACAAGCAGTGCATTTTGAAACAGCTTCATCAGGCACCTAACCAGAAAAAGGATATAAAATAAGCATATTATGAACTTTTCAGATGTGATTTTTGTTACTTGACATGCAATATACGTCTGTGGAACTCTAATCTTTACCCAGTGATCTTTCTCCTCAGCACCAGGTTTTATAATGTTCATCCAATCAACAAATCCTCTCTTCTTTTCTGCAGGTTGTTCAGCAGCCTTGGCAGATTCAGGAGGCCGACTTTTCCAACCCATCTCCTTGATCTGCAATCAAAATGTAGGAGAGTAAAGTCATCTAAACACATGCAAAAGTGCATGCATGTCTGATGTGCCGATCAgaggacaaaaaaaaaaaaagaatcaagtTATACATGCATGAGGATCAAGATAGTAAAGAAGAAAACATTTTGAGCATGCATACAGCCTACAGGCACCACAGCAGAATAACAATCTTCCATATCTTTAACAAGACTGAAAGGCtcattatttaagaattttttagtgATGCAAATGAATCACATATCTTAACATTGCACTCTCTTCTGATAGGCACTTCAAAATCCTAATGGTAGTATCAAAAGAAACATAATTATTCTAGCAGATTATATTTTCTTAAGCTATAACAAACACTGCACAACTGTACTTCACTTTGTTCCTAATGATTACTGAACACAAATTAGCTAATTTTCTGCACCCATGTGTACATGTATTTctgcaaataaatgaattaataaccAAGTCTGCATTCAGTCTTTTGAGTAGGTTTTCATCCATTTGCAACAATGCTGAATCCGTCAGAATATGCTTACTGCCAATAAGCACCACAGCAGAATGACAATCTTCCATATCTTTAACATGACTTAAAGGctcattatttaaaaattttgagtgaTACAAATGAATTACATATCTTGCCATTGCACTCTCTTCCGATGGGCACTTCAAATTCCTAATGGCAGTATCAAGAAATACAAATTTACTCTAGCAGGTTATATTTTCTTAAGCTACAACAAACAATACACAATTGTATTTCAATTTGTTCCTCCTGATTCCTGAACACAAATTAGCTGGTTTTGCGCATGTATGTGTACGTGTATTTCTGCAAATAAATGAAGTCCGCATTCAGGCTTTAGTCCATGTGCAACAATGCTGAATCCGTCAGAATACAACTCTATATGACAATGCTGAATAGTGCTAAGAATCATAAAAACAACTCCATGATATAAAGCAACGACTACTTCTAACTGAAAAGTTGAAATACCTTGGATAAGGATCAAGAATATACCAAGTACTTGCTAAAACAGGAAAAAAAAAGTAGACAAAGATGATAGCATTAAGTCATTCAAATTAAACAGTTAATTCTCacaagaaaataagaaaattataacTCTCTGAGACCCACCTGTACAGTTGCAGCTGTTACAATATCCAGAAGGGTATTGGTAGTGTAACTGTTTGACTGCAACCTGATCCGTCTTGGTTCAATGTCAACAGAGCTTTTGGACCAGAATGCAAAGGTGGATGAGTCCAACACCTAGGTTACAagaaaaaatactttttattacAATGACCACGtcattaaaagaaagaaaaccaaAGAGAAAAACACCGGGATGAGAGGAGTAGGGAGggaggagaaagaaaataaaaatactagGCAACTCACTTCACATCTTGTGATGTTCTCAAGAGGATATATTCTCAATATTCGACTGCTGCTAGGCTCAAGCATACGAATACCATCTAAACCAATCTGTcaccaaataaaataaactatatcACGAGTTCGAAGTACTGGATAAACAAATAAGGGGCTAGCAGACACAATTATCCATCAATGATAGAAAGATGAACTATAATGATGATAAATCATACAGCACTGAAGGACTTATCAGACAAAATTTGAAGAACCTTCAAAGCATTTTAACCATCCAGTTTACGTTTACACATAATTCAACAATACAACCAATATTGTTTAAATCAAATAGAAGAAACTTCATCTCTCCAGCCAAATGTGAATCAAGTCCGACGACGTTTAACTAAAAGTTACCTGGCAAAGTACGTCCATGGGCCCGTGTGCTCCACTTTCAGACAACAACTTAACACGAAATTTCTGGACACCGCTCTTTACATCTTGCTGGGTGTCATCCTTCGGCACCGCCCTCAAAATCTTACCAGCGGCTGAACCTGACCCACCAGACGAGTCCTTCCCAGAAGGGATATTAATAGATCGCCCATAATCATCGAATTGAACCCAAGTCGACGATTTTGGGGCTGTACCACGTGCCCCATAAGGCTCCGCCTTTCCTCCTTCATAAGCATAAACCCCGTCACCATACCCACCATCATCACCGTATCGTGAATAGCTATCCGATCGCTTTCCATAGAGATCGGATCCTAAATCGGATCTGTTGAGATTATATCCTCCTCCGTATTTATCGTCGAAATAACTGCCACCGCCGTGATCGAATTTCATGGAATTGTCGTAAGCGTTTTCATAAGCAGGATGGACAGCTGATACCGACGATCCAACTTGGCCGTACGGATTTGAATAGTAAGACGGATTAGGCGTGGGGTTAGGGTTGGGGTTTGGAGGAGCAGGACCGTAGCTGGAAGCCGTCTGATGCTGATCATACTGCTGGAAATAAGGAGGCTGGGAGGCCGGAGGCTGATAGGGAACATGTGAATCATATGGCGGAAAAGAAGGAGCCGCGGTCGCCGAGGGTGGCGCCATGGGTTGTTGATTGAAAGACGATTGTGGAGCTATGGCCGGAGCCGGTGGAGTGGTTGTGGCTGAGGGCGGAGGAGTATAAGCGGAAGCAGTGGGAGGGGCAGCATCAAGATTTTGGGAATACGGAGGGTAATTTGGGGGATAAACGGAGTAATCAGAGGAGGCATAACCGGAGCTAAAAGGTGGTGCAGATGCGTAAGGTGCTTGGTGAAATTCGGAGGGTACTGGATTGGGGTtggggttagggttagggttggGGTTGGAGTTGGGGTTTGAAAGGTAAGGATATTGATAATAGGAGCTGTAATCTCCTTGTTGCATCGTTGATCTAACCAAAATTCTTCTGTGTTTGCCGAAAGAGAATTGCTATGGCCTTAGTTCTTCGATTCCTATCTTCTATTGGTTGCAGAGTCAAAGTCGATGAGGAGTCGGGAATGGGGAAAATTATATGTGCATAAATGTATTGAGATTTGGGTATATGCTAGACGCGTGGCAAGATCTTATAGGGTTAACTCAAGCGAAATAATAGGTGGCCAGCCGTTAGATGATAATATTCGAGCCTGCTATGCCACGCCAATGCTTGATGCCGACATTGTTGGGCCGTTTGGGCTGATGAAGCTTCTAACCCTCAATAGTCACCTGGCTGCTAATTGGAGATTTGAACCTGGAGACTTAATTGGGCCAccgattttaatattattcatttaaTGAATGTGTAATTATATTTTCTTCTAAatataaagaattttaatttcaTCCTAATTATTTATGCTGATAGTAAAACATGTGATTTTAttgttacataatttatattttttaaaatattaattattataaaaattattaatatgatgaaaataatttttaaataagtaacaaatattaaaatcaaatcatcatatgtattatttagtttaaaaacacaGTTGATAATACGATTACTGATAAAtatcatatgcaattttatctaattgttttaACGTATATTTGGTTGGTTATTCCATCTTTAATGTTTAACCTATGCTCTTTATCATTATTCGTTGGTTTTTGATCGAATTCTTTATCGTCTGAATTTAAATATGcatcattaatattattaaaatctctttattttatgtacttttcaaaatataaatcatCTCAATTTCACCTATGATTTAAGTTGCGAAATATACTACATGCTAGTACGATCCAAccttcttttttatatattataatcatGGGATGTTAatatgggaaatatttttttaaaacggTAAATGTCTTATTAATCATATTTCAAAGCATTGAATGTATCAATTTAAAGAGTCTATGAATTGTCTATTGTTCTTTTATTTGGAAAcattctctcaaatggtatcatATTCTACAATATGGTGCTAGAAAACCTATTGTATTTAGGTTCACAgatcaaataatttataactttaattataaaaaattattttgaataaagACTTATGTTATATCTCTCATTGCGGTacgtaaattaagtaaaaataaataaattttataatatataacttttataaataaaCTTTTATAAATTGTCCAATAACTTTCATAACatttcttataaatattttataaataattttaaaaagttatattttataaataaattatgataaaaaaactaTAAGACATTTTCTTATGAATAAGtatatcactattataaatataatattgacacataaatatacttttataacatgtaaattatttttttcattctaaaataatattttttttgttataactttataaaacatacaaaattttttcataatatatttttaagattaaaatataattttttttgtcataatCATTTCAAACACGCATATGTGTTCATgcttatcatttaatttttataaaatatatacaaataatttttttttaaaattaaattcgaGTGTAATTACTcaaattatgttataataataattttttacaattagatttttataaaatatatacaattaaattttttatcatcACATAGCTttctaaaaaattgaaaaatataattaaggTGCTCCAATTACATTCAAGTAAGTGAGATTCACAAATTACGATAACTATTCAAATATGTTatcacaattacaaataattacacCCAAATTTTGTTTTCCTAACatggttaaattcaattaaaatatttttatttttttaattatttgtgatgattttttttggttcttgatttatttcatagtaaattttttttaaaattttattttataaaataagatTTGTTTTATGGGTTTTCATGTTAATTGATAATGTTTTATAGTATTAATATTTCTAAAGAAATAAcgtttcaagtaaataaaaaataaccaaataaattttatttattattttttgaaaacaaattaaatagtaacaatattaaaataatatttattttaacaaaaaaagttttttaaataaaatatagtttaaTGTCGTTCGCCATTGTAACCTGTGAACCAAATATTGTTCATATGTTACGGTTTAAAccgattttagatttttttttttaaatttttttctgggccttattattttatatttttcaaaaaaaaaattaaactacaataataactaaattaatatttttaaattatcgaATTTTAACTTTATAAATACTTAAACTAAATCTTAAATATTGCCTATCCTTATAAATACCATGTATTGAATAATAATTGATAAGCCCCAAAATGATACGAACCTAATAtctaaataaaacttttaagGATCTCAATCTTTTAAATAGGGTACGATCCTCAATCCAGAtatgaaacaaatttaaaattcatgatCAATATGTACCCACTTAATGGATCTACATAACACAAAAATTCCCAGTGAAAAACCAAAAAACAACTAGGGTAAAATGCTCgcattttatttgatatttcaCCAGTCACCACCAAAAAGCCACATAATTACGCAAAATAGCAATCGTTCTAGGAGATGGACAAGAGGTACGAACATGAACTACAGTAGGAAATTCTGGTTTTTAGTTAGAGCTGTTTATGAGAACTGTAAAATTAACCATACAGCaccaattttttaataatatagaaGTAATCTTAAGCCGAGTCACACTCTTGCCTATGCAATGGGAAGTTTCACTTTCTAGCATTATTATTTTCAAACACTCTACTCACAAATTTGGGTTGATTGTGCTGGGACTTCTATTCTAGCACCCAAAATTGTTCTCTTACTCCTTAATTCTAGCAGACTCTCCCACAGCATTTTCCATCCGACCATACCATTCACCGATACGTGTATGTTCCACCATATCTTTACCGGATGTTAGATATCGGATAGGCCTTAGAACACCAAAAACAGCAAGGTCGGCCAAATTGGGTTTTGAACCACCTGCTAATAGAGATTACACTGAGATGTTAATGGTTCGTGAATAAAACATTTCATATATTTTGCCAAAAACACACTAGACTGCATATCACTGTTAACTAAAACACACCAAGATAATGCCGGCCGTTCAAAGCATCCACCCACGTTTCAGCAGCTTCATACAAGGCTGCTCTCTCATCAGTAATGTTGTGCTTCTTCTTCAGTTTCTTTGAGACAAAATACATAGCTGCTGCCCCAGCATACTTCGCTACCAACCTCTCTGTGAAACTGAAATTGCCTACATTTATCAGAAAACAACATAAATTAAAGATGAATAGCAGAATACCATCCTTtctctcatgattttaaaagtttttagaGCAAGATGCACAAAAAAAATATTACGTTCCctacaatttaaacaaataatagCAGTACAAGTAATCGACTAAAGAGAACCCACTACCCAGCATGACCGACATTGacaagaaaaaatatttatttaaaatagtaGAAAACAACATGATGCTAAATGAGGTTCAAATACCAAAACCTGCAAAGCAAAGCATTGCCCATCAA
The sequence above is drawn from the Gossypium hirsutum isolate 1008001.06 chromosome A05, Gossypium_hirsutum_v2.1, whole genome shotgun sequence genome and encodes:
- the LOC107958208 gene encoding protein FREE1 — its product is MQQGDYSSYYQYPYLSNPNSNPNPNPNPNPNPVPSEFHQAPYASAPPFSSGYASSDYSVYPPNYPPYSQNLDAAPPTASAYTPPPSATTTPPAPAIAPQSSFNQQPMAPPSATAAPSFPPYDSHVPYQPPASQPPYFQQYDQHQTASSYGPAPPNPNPNPTPNPSYYSNPYGQVGSSVSAVHPAYENAYDNSMKFDHGGGSYFDDKYGGGYNLNRSDLGSDLYGKRSDSYSRYGDDGGYGDGVYAYEGGKAEPYGARGTAPKSSTWVQFDDYGRSINIPSGKDSSGGSGSAAGKILRAVPKDDTQQDVKSGVQKFRVKLLSESGAHGPMDVLCQIGLDGIRMLEPSSSRILRIYPLENITRCEVLDSSTFAFWSKSSVDIEPRRIRLQSNSYTTNTLLDIVTAATVQIKEMGWKSRPPESAKAAEQPAEKKRGFVDWMNIIKPGAEEKDHWVPDEAVSKCTACATDFGAFVRKHHCRNCGDIFCDKCTHGRIALTADESAPQVRVCDRCMAEVTQRLNNAKEIASKPTVLQSHEDLARKLQEEMGRSRRASSGSMSDGSGRRMKEVACPTCTVHLQVQVPSSGSETIECGVCQHPFLVSAH